The window CACTTTGGGTTCTGcgtggcttcctgaatggctgcagcAAGTCTCATGAGAATTTGTGAGAGCCATTCAAAATTGAAAGTTTCatattaaactgtacctgctgtgcACCTCCTTGCATTAATCTCTTCATAAGtgcagttaataaattccaataataaAGGACAGAGCCTACAAGTCTTTaatctgtctccatctgctggctgaTGGGCATAACCCACAAGTTCTGAACTGGTCTGGTAAGGATGCTAAGGAAGGACTAATTTACTAAGCTTTTTTCATCAGACAGACAGAAGAGAAAAGCTTTAGCACATCAGGCCATGGGTGTTTCCAAACACAGGCAGTGTCCTCTTCTAGAGGCTTTAAATGTTAGCTCTACAACTTCTCAGCTCAGGCCAACAGTCTAGCTCAGACTCAGGTCTCTTGCACAGCAACATTCAGCTAGTTAAGGTGAGACCAACATGAGATTAGTCACTCAGGAAAAGGAAGACATTTTATGGATGCACCTCGTTTGCAGTTCAATGCTTTACTGAAACAGTACAACTTCACCACAAATTTTATAATGCAATTAAAATATACTGGAAAGATATATGTAGCAAAAATCAGATCTTGTCAGAATGGTGCATGTTAAACAGGTCATACATGTTTTATAAAACAAGGGATGAAGTCTTCTTGCTTTTCCCAACATTACTGTCTGTACTGGTTTTACTAAAAGGTGGAATAAAAGATATACTAGTAAAATTCTTATTATACTACACAGATGCTCTATTTCAAGTAAGAATTGTTCACCGCCATATGTACAGATTACTTTACAGACAGAATACATGAGAAGCACCCGTTTGTATTGGCATCTACCTTTATTTCTTGCCATAACCCTAAAGTTCCTCTAGTTCACTATAGTGCAAAGGTGCAAGACTGAGGGATACCGTCCAATAAGTAAAAATTACCAACTaacctccgccccccccaaccaaGCTATACACCTTTAGTGTCACAACTGTCGATACAAGAAGTTTCTGCCTCATTCATAACTCTAAGGAATGAACAGATAAAGAACCAAGTCAGAAATTTACAAAAACTTAATACTACTTTTTCCTCaaacaggtatgtactctttcctTTCCAGCTGCCTACATATAACCTTTGTAAATTACGCCACCTACAGCAAACTGAGGCTGATCACAAAATCTCCCAACAAGCTGGTAATTGTACAATGAGTGGCTTTATCTAGAGAGCCAGTGTGTCCTTGATCAGTCTTCGCATTGTGGTGGTAACAGAGGTGCCAAGTGAATCTGTAATTTGGTAGGAGATTTTGTACAAGTAAGGTTGAACATCCTTTAAACTCGTGTCAAAAACATTGTCCACCTCCGACTGTGTTGGCATCTTTGGCAGGTACTCATGCCTGTTCATCACTTCCACAATATTGATGATCTTTTCACCAAGTTTCTCCCCCACCTTTTCCCGGCATATCTGTCGCTCTTGCTCATTGGCCAAGTTCACCACGTTGACCTTGATGGTCCACACCTCCCAAGGGATGCACTCATCTGAAAAAGGCCAACGTGACTTTTTTTTCTGATAAAATTCCAGGCATATTTGTCCTAGTCCATCACTTCCAGAATTCTGCAGAGCATCCTACAAAAGAACAGAAAACATATATTAAATATGGGCAAAAAAGCCCAAAATGCACATACAACCAAATATTAACTTTTTTTTGCTACTGTGTAAACTAAAGTTttatggaaagattaggttcttaacctcaatcttctttctagtaagaTAGAcactattcctgaacctgtgggtcaTCAATCCGTTCCTGCAAGAATTCCTGTATAGCCTCATTAGCATTATTTTTGCTCCTCCTTACATCCCTCTgtgctgtcctccaattccttagTTCATACTAAAGCAGATACTCAGACCTGGAAAGGAAACAGAATAGGGAGGGGTACAGGAACTCTTCCAGAAAAACATGTCAGTTCAGCTTGTATCAGTAACAtaacagaaaaaacaaacaaaagcttACCATTTGCAAAACATAATAAGGTGAACACAATCAAGTCACCACTCTGAGGGTAACCTGCACTAAGAGTGTGGGAGATTCTACAGATACCCCCTAGATTCATTAATGCAGCAGTTGCGTCCTCTATCCTTGTTAGAACTGAATAAAGGAAAGAATCAAAGTGTCCAGATGCCCCAGCACATTCGAGGCAGTAAGCAGgcaaatgaacatctgacagggtgggcttcaggaatagagtgtctgtctactagaaagaagattatagaggtaagaacctaatcttttttccTTCTAGTGTGACAGACACTATTCCTGAACCTATGGGACATATCAaaacagtctctcaaatttaGGGCAGGACAAATGAGCCTGCTAATAGAACAGATGATCTGAATGCGAAGTCCTGTTTTCCCACCACGTCcacccttaaaaaaaaacaaaaaactttgtgAATGTATGGAGAAAGGAGCAAGTTGCCTCTCTACAGATTTCTTCCATTGAAGATTATGTCCTTGAAGCAATGCTTCTAGTGGAGTGTGCTTTCATGGATATAGGTGGATGCTTTTCACTTCTGATACtggctgaagaaatggccatacaGATCCAACTGGAAATGGACACTTTTAAGGCCGTCAGCCTTTACAGGCAGCTCCCGTTAAAACAAATGATCTGACAATTTAAATTTGTTTGTAACTTCTAAATACTGCAGTAAGAATCTGCAAACGTCTAACAATTTCAACATGCGATCACTGTTTCTCGATCCTGAGCATACTTCTTGGTTGATGAGGAAGCTGGAAACCACTTTCAGTaaacccccccaccaaaaaaaaaaacaacaaaacaacaacCAAACAACAAAATTATGAGGAAGGGATCTCTGCATGACAAAGCCTGTAGTTCAGACATTTGAACTGAGGCAATCACTACCAAAAACACAATCCTGATGGTAAGGTCCATCAAAGAAGTTTGCTACAGAGGTCCGTAGGGTGCTCTAGCTAGCATCCGCAGGACAAAATTAAGACTTCATGCCAGAAAAAGGCTGTTGTACTGGAGGAAGGGGACATAAGGTGCCCTTCAAAAACCTGGCCACATCTGGACATGCAGCTATGGCGCTCTTATTAATCCTAGGCCTTTTTTCAGACCTTCCTGCAAGGATGCAAACACCACAGAGATTGGTGCCAAGCTCAGGTCCTCACTTCTCTGAGCACAACAAGCTTGGAAGCATTTCCAGGCTTTTGCATATGCTGCTATAGTTGCCTTCTTCCTACATCTTAGAAAGGTGGAGACATCTCCATCTGAATAGCCTTTACACACTAGCAACATTTACTCAAAAgctatgccataagaccaaaactTTCTGGACCCTGCAAGACAACTGAACCCTGGCTAATCAGCCAGGGATGACAAGGAAGTCCGAGACCTTGATCTCTTCGTAGACGGACCAGGTCTGAATACCATACTACTAGAATCTCCAGCCTCTGGTGCGCCATGATCCCACCTGAAAGTCTTCCTATCATGTGCCACAAAGGGAAGGCGTAAAGAAGGCCTGGCTTTGGCCAGGCTTCCACCAGGGCATCCAAGTCTTTGCTTCCTGGCTTGTATCTTCGACAGTCTTGCTATTGGCTGCTGAGGCCGTCAGATCAAATGTTGGGTGCCCCCGATTCAAAATGCACATGAAGGCTTCCTGAGACAGTGACCACTCCCCGGGATCTAAAGTCTTCCAGCTGAGGAAATCAGCTTgcattgtccactcctgccacatgTGCTGCCAAGAGCACCGAGATGGGCCTCCACCCATCAAAACAGCATCTAGGCTTCCAAAGGTAGCGCAGCACTCTTTATGCCCCCTTGGTGATTGACATGGGCTACTGCCATTGCATTGTCCAAAAAAAACTCATACCGTTTTGTTTTGCAACGTGTTCCCAAACACCTGAAACATCAGGCTGATGGCTCAAAGTTCTAAGCGGTTGATCAACCACTTCCTCTGGGAAGGAGAACAGCGTCCCTGCAACGGACATCCCTTGCAATGTGTCCCCCAATCATATGGGCTGACGTCCTTTGTCAGTGTCAGTATCACCCACAGATATGCAAAGGGGAACTCCTCTGGTGAGAGACTGGTGCTCCAACCAACAGGCTAGGCTACAACAAGCTTCCGCTGGCCAAGGTAGCTACTGCTGGAGAGGAGCGCATTCTAGAACAGATGTTTATGCACCCTTACCCAGGGGACTACGTCCATCCCAGCACCTGCAAATAAATGCCATTTTGGACGTTGGCAGCAAAAAGATCATGTCGTCTTGAGGTTGATAACTGATTTACAGGACATTAGTATACTTTTTGCAGGGATGAAGATGTATGGGTGTGGATTTCCTATTGCTGATTATATATTTGTAGGATAAGGTGATTATATTATATAATTATGAGTAATAACTGTTTGTGATAAAGAGAAATTTTATCATCAGGATTATCTGGTCTTGTAAATAACTCTTGTTTGTATAAGAtgatcccaaaaacctgactggttcgCAGCTCTTCATGACTGTAGTTTGACGGTGTGAGAAATGAACTAGAATAAATTTATAATAGAGTGAATTACTAATATATTGTGTTAAGCTGCATAATGTTAATCATTGCAGAATGTAATAATACACAGAtacagtacataagaatagccttactgggtcagaccaatggtccatcaagcccagtaacctgttctcagtggccaatccaggtccaaaaCCCAacgaatagcaacattccatgtcacccattcaaggcaagcagtggcttcccccatgtatctctcaataacagactatgtactttccttcaggaaattgtgcaaacctttcttaaaaccagctattcgctcttaccacaacctctggcaatgcgttccagagcttaactattctccaagtgaaaaatatttcatcctattggtttcaaaagtatttccctgtaacttcatgccCCTAgtccagtggtaggcaattccagtcctcaagagccggagccaggtcaggtttcaggatatccacaataaatatgcatgagatagatttgcatctcaaggaggcagtgcatgcaaatccatcgtggatatcctgaaaacctgacctggctccggctctcaaggacaggAATTGCTTACCCCTACCCTAGTCTGACATTTTTGCCAGTgttaaaaattgatccacttgtacctgttctactccactcaggattttgtaaatttcaatcatatctccccttagccatctcttttccaagctgaagagccctaacctctttaagttttcctcatatgagaggagttccatcccctttatcatcttggtcgcttttctctgaaccttttcaagTGCCgctacagtgttcccctggtcattcgcggtcggtggttcgcagtcccagtcattagcggtattttctgaccgccaaccagaagaggacagctggagagacaTTAGAGATCAGCCGGAGCACTAAAGTCctacactaaagtcgggccttatcaatcaggagctgcgtgtcaaagaagctcctgattggtaaggcccaactttagtgcaggaagaggcggtaggagcatacagcgagtgatttccttcacttgctggtgctccggctgctctgtCCTGCCTCTTCAATcacccccatgaaaaaccgtattcgcggtttttcaagattcacaggTGTTCCTTGAATGGAACtcctgcgaatttcgggggagtactgtatatcaagtttcaagttttcaagttttattcattatttgattaatcgcctatcgtagctactaagcgatttacatttacagaaaatacatgataaaattaacagtaatataataaaactctaaaaatcattttaaaaaatcattttaaaaaacagGACAAATATAGACAGGAACCATTGGGatagagggggaagaaatacaatttaaaataggaAAGGAGGGGACAATAGGGTAAAAACATAGAATGGATGGGgaaacaaaatatttatttatagctGACTGAaatgaaagggagttgtaaagagtaattggcatttcaattaagaattgaaagcgtctttaaaaagaaaactcttaagttgacttttgaatttatcgaggtttttctcctctcttaaataaagtgGGTGGGAATTCCATGTCTatggggctgtgacagaaaaaaaatatatatctttcttgagcCATGGAGACCAGTACTGAaggcaatactctaggtgaggtcgcaccatggagcgctataggggcattataacattcttagtagaGGGAAACATTTGACAGATTATTCAATGCAAATTCAGCCtccttatcctatataataaaaggctaactcgcgcatgcgcagtcctattttcgtgttccgtgcgctgtaggtctgtggccgaaggagtgcgcatgcgcgcgaatacgtcaccacccgatcgcctccacaagccggaccgcagccagacgacgttatccgtttctcctgtcgccgccgccgatctccgtttctcctttgccgcccacccccttctcttcccgcgggtccgaatggcgattcaagcagcgtgtacatcagtctccacacgctgcttcgggcccttctactgccctgatttgctctgccgcgtctctgatgatgtcatcagggacgtgccagagtaaatcagggcagaagggcccgaagcagcgtgtggagactgataaaagcgctgctggaatcaccacctttgtagtccggcccgcgggaaggggaagggacaggggcgggtagaggaaacgctaatgctgctgcacagggaactggtgggggggggagggaaatggaggggaagggaatgctgctttggacggacagacagacagagagaggaagggaaacacaaagaaaataagaaatacacaggggcaggtgctcagggaactggtgtggggggagggaaatggagggggatggaatgctgctttggacagacagagagaggaagggaaacacaaagaaaataagaaagacacaggggcaggtgcacagggaactggtgtggggggagggggatggaatgctgctttggacagacagacagagggaggaagggagacagaaaggaaagaagaaagacacagggtcagggagatacacagaaagacagacaggcaaagggggccagggacagagacagacagaaaggacagcgggagccgcgtcaggaggggtgcgggatgcggcagtgggaacttttccaatgggtgcaactgggcagctgtcgggaacctctgatcaggggcagagcaaggtaagagtatcatagggataagaaggaggagggaggataaaaaaggaagggatgcctactgctggacagggggagaaggaaagagatgctgatggacaggggaggtgaagaaaaaataacggaggactaatgttggacagggggagaaggaaagaggtgctgctggacaggggggaggtaaaacaaagggagaagggctgctgctgcataaggagagcagtgaaggggtggtggtggacacagtggaggtaaaaggaagggaaaatggacagggggagcaggcaaggggtggtgatggacagccaaggaaaaagaaaggcagaaagaaagaaagcggctaaggagagagagagaaaaaaagacagacacacacacatatgttctagcacccgttaatctaacgggcttaaagactagtatgtaaTATTTGGCTTATGAATTTAAGCTGGTCATTATAGCTTGTCTAAACAGCTAAAAAGCATTTCTTATTGCTGGATGCCATTACATCTGctacatttttattatgttttgatAAATACAGAATAAGACATGTGGCAGGATAAGGCTCCCAAATGAAGTGCTTTCATAGTTCTTTCCCATTTTATTTA is drawn from Geotrypetes seraphini chromosome 3, aGeoSer1.1, whole genome shotgun sequence and contains these coding sequences:
- the LOC117356575 gene encoding autophagy-related protein 101, whose amino-acid sequence is MNCRSEVLEVSVEGRQIEEAVLALLHTILFHRSTGKFHYKKEGTYSIGTVGMQDIDCDFIEFTYVRASSEELDKTLKKAVGDFKDALQNSGSDGLGQICLEFYQKKKSRWPFSDECIPWEVWTIKVNVVNLANEQERQICREKVGEKLGEKIINIVEVMNRHEYLPKMPTQSEVDNVFDTSLKDVQPYLYKISYQITDSLGTSVTTTMRRLIKDTLAL